In Streptomyces chartreusis, the following proteins share a genomic window:
- a CDS encoding GntR family transcriptional regulator has protein sequence MNAGESGTVLKRERVRDHILELMESLNPGDAIPSERSLCAALHVSRPTLRAAVDELVAAGLLVREHGRGMFVAPEKITQELVSDHQAMVVPRASGAWTSRLLEFTTIAAGARVGRKLHLSPAADIIYVARLRLVDGVPMAIEHLHIPASLVPALTAQELEAGDLYEHLHDRHGVQVSEAVQTIEPTVVSQAEAKILDVPHLSPALLFERLTTDTDGRAVEYVHSIYRGDRYRIVTRLTLGLPTGDERTTPTESIPGIPPGAFPQREAVVLTAQGDVHADR, from the coding sequence ATGAACGCTGGCGAGTCGGGGACGGTTCTCAAGCGAGAACGCGTCCGGGACCACATCCTCGAACTCATGGAATCGCTCAACCCCGGAGACGCCATCCCGTCCGAGCGCTCCCTGTGCGCCGCGCTGCACGTGTCCAGGCCGACTCTGCGCGCAGCCGTCGATGAACTGGTCGCCGCGGGACTCCTCGTGCGTGAGCACGGCCGAGGCATGTTCGTGGCACCGGAGAAGATCACACAGGAACTCGTGTCGGACCATCAGGCCATGGTGGTGCCCCGGGCATCCGGCGCCTGGACGAGCCGCCTGCTGGAGTTCACCACCATCGCCGCCGGCGCCCGAGTCGGCCGCAAACTGCACCTGTCACCCGCCGCCGACATCATCTACGTCGCGCGGCTACGGCTCGTCGACGGCGTCCCCATGGCCATAGAGCATCTGCACATCCCCGCAAGCCTGGTCCCCGCGCTGACCGCGCAGGAACTGGAGGCGGGCGACCTCTACGAGCACCTCCACGACCGCCACGGGGTCCAGGTCAGCGAAGCCGTCCAGACGATCGAGCCCACCGTCGTCAGCCAGGCCGAGGCCAAGATCCTCGACGTGCCGCACCTGTCACCGGCGCTCCTCTTCGAACGCCTCACCACCGACACCGACGGACGGGCCGTCGAGTACGTCCACTCGATCTACCGCGGCGACCGCTACCGCATCGTCACCCGCCTGACCTTGGGCCTGCCGACGGGCGACGAGCGGACGACCCCGACGGAATCAATCCCGGGCATCCCGCCGGGCGCCTTTCCGCAGCGCGAGGCGGTCGTGCTCACAGCTCAGGGCGATGTCCACGCCGACCGGTGA
- a CDS encoding carbohydrate ABC transporter permease: MTVVREADAPPAAPLPRPGRGGGGGPVGSGVWPYLLIAPAILGMLYLLAYPLVRTVLISLQDFQLRQLIQGDARFVGLRNYETLLTDAQFWQVVRRTFLFMAVNVSLIMLLATLVALVIERLGRVGRIAVLSALVLTWAMPVIAATTVFQWLFHSEFGIVNWALQQLGFTSFDRYPWFAHGTAAFTILVVLIVWQSVPFAAITLYSALVTVPTELYESARIDGASARRIFRAITFPIIRPIFMLVFSLEVIWTFKAFVQIWVMTNGGPGDATTILPVYAVQTALSSQRYDLGSAASMVTVLMLAGVLVFYFRQMFRQEGEAL, from the coding sequence GTGACGGTAGTCCGTGAAGCCGACGCGCCACCCGCCGCCCCGCTCCCCCGGCCGGGCCGCGGGGGCGGGGGCGGGCCCGTCGGTAGCGGAGTCTGGCCCTATCTGCTGATCGCCCCGGCGATCCTGGGCATGCTGTATCTGCTGGCGTACCCCCTGGTCCGCACGGTGCTGATTTCGCTCCAGGACTTCCAGCTGCGTCAACTCATCCAGGGCGACGCCCGGTTCGTGGGTCTGCGGAACTACGAGACGCTGCTCACGGACGCCCAGTTCTGGCAGGTCGTACGCCGCACGTTCCTCTTCATGGCCGTGAACGTCAGCCTGATCATGCTGCTCGCCACCCTGGTCGCCCTGGTGATCGAGCGGCTGGGCCGGGTGGGCCGTATCGCCGTGCTCAGTGCGCTCGTACTGACCTGGGCCATGCCGGTGATCGCCGCCACGACGGTCTTCCAGTGGCTGTTCCACTCGGAGTTCGGCATCGTCAACTGGGCCTTGCAGCAGCTGGGGTTCACGTCCTTCGACCGCTATCCCTGGTTCGCCCACGGTACGGCCGCCTTCACGATCCTGGTCGTACTGATCGTCTGGCAGTCGGTGCCGTTCGCTGCCATCACCCTGTACTCGGCGCTGGTCACCGTGCCGACGGAGCTGTACGAGTCGGCACGCATCGACGGCGCCTCGGCGCGGCGCATCTTCCGCGCCATCACGTTCCCCATCATCCGGCCGATCTTCATGCTGGTGTTCTCGCTGGAGGTCATCTGGACCTTCAAGGCGTTCGTGCAGATCTGGGTGATGACCAACGGCGGCCCCGGCGACGCCACCACCATCCTGCCCGTCTACGCCGTGCAGACCGCTCTGTCGAGCCAGCGCTACGACCTCGGCTCGGCGGCCTCGATGGTCACCGTGCTGATGCTGGCCGGCGTGCTCGTCTTCTACTTCCGCCAGATGTTCCGCCAGGAGGGCGAGGCCCTATGA
- a CDS encoding extracellular solute-binding protein, with amino-acid sequence MLAGVSALVLAGGLSGCGADSGSSGDSADGRTTIDVWLMRDSVSAQFQKEFVAGFEKAHPDIDVKVQIQEWDGIGEKVTAALASNDAPDVIETGNTQVAQFAQSGGLLDLSDKVDELGGGDWLKGLAEPGAYEGKQYGIPYYAANRVVIYRTDLFKKAGVDAAAIKTRDQWIAATEKLNKGGTQGIYLPGQMWYALAGFIWDEGGDLATGSGDSWKGALDSPEAVRGMEFYERLQALGEGPKDADEAQPPQAEVMAKGQVAQVISTPGGANVVVASNPDLKGKLGFFPIPGKTAERPGSVFIGGSDLVIPAASGKPDAAFTFIKELTGDDWQRKLAAAMSYVPNKTTLADAVAADPGASAMAVGAAVGRATPNTPGWAAVEAKNPIKDYMTAVLAGADAQAEAEKASASITAAMASGS; translated from the coding sequence ATGCTTGCTGGTGTTTCCGCGCTGGTGCTCGCCGGCGGCCTCAGTGGCTGCGGCGCTGATTCGGGGTCGTCGGGCGATTCGGCCGACGGCCGGACGACGATCGATGTCTGGCTGATGCGCGACAGCGTCTCGGCGCAGTTCCAGAAGGAGTTCGTCGCGGGCTTCGAGAAGGCCCACCCGGACATCGACGTGAAGGTGCAGATCCAGGAGTGGGACGGGATCGGCGAGAAGGTGACCGCCGCGCTCGCGAGCAATGACGCCCCGGACGTCATCGAGACTGGCAACACCCAGGTCGCCCAGTTCGCGCAGAGCGGCGGACTGCTCGACCTCAGCGACAAGGTCGACGAGCTCGGGGGCGGCGACTGGCTCAAGGGGCTCGCCGAGCCGGGGGCGTACGAGGGCAAGCAGTACGGCATCCCGTACTACGCGGCCAACCGCGTTGTGATCTACCGGACCGATCTGTTCAAGAAGGCCGGTGTCGACGCCGCTGCCATCAAGACCCGGGATCAGTGGATCGCCGCGACCGAGAAGCTCAACAAGGGCGGGACTCAGGGCATCTACCTGCCGGGGCAGATGTGGTACGCGCTGGCCGGGTTCATCTGGGACGAGGGCGGCGACCTCGCCACGGGGTCGGGCGACAGCTGGAAGGGCGCGCTCGACAGCCCGGAGGCCGTACGCGGGATGGAGTTCTACGAGCGGCTCCAGGCTCTCGGTGAAGGCCCCAAGGACGCCGACGAGGCGCAGCCGCCGCAGGCCGAGGTGATGGCCAAGGGGCAGGTGGCGCAGGTCATTTCGACGCCCGGCGGCGCCAATGTCGTCGTAGCGAGCAATCCCGACCTCAAGGGCAAGCTCGGCTTCTTCCCGATCCCCGGCAAGACCGCCGAACGGCCCGGCTCGGTGTTCATCGGCGGTTCCGACCTCGTCATCCCGGCGGCGTCGGGCAAGCCGGACGCCGCTTTCACGTTCATCAAGGAACTCACCGGCGACGACTGGCAGCGCAAGCTCGCCGCCGCCATGAGCTACGTGCCGAACAAGACGACCCTGGCCGACGCGGTCGCCGCCGACCCGGGTGCCTCCGCGATGGCCGTGGGTGCCGCCGTCGGCAGGGCGACGCCCAACACTCCCGGCTGGGCCGCCGTAGAGGCGAAGAACCCCATCAAGGACTACATGACCGCCGTGCTCGCCGGCGCGGATGCCCAGGCCGAGGCCGAGAAGGCGTCCGCGTCGATCACCGCGGCCATGGCGTCAGGGTCCTGA
- a CDS encoding helix-turn-helix domain-containing protein — protein sequence MQTVGDLLRQWRHRRRLSQLDLAIAADVSARHVSLVETGKSNPSAEMVLRLADQLDVPLRERNRLLLAAGFAPRYSERPLGDDALSAARDAVARVLRAHEPYPAVAFDRRWNIVMTNRAVEPFFTDVHPDLLRPPMNLVRLGLDPRGFAPLVVNLHDVRAMFRSRIRRQLAIAPDTELNALYEELLEPNTEDTPKRSVESDVVIPMILRFDGRELRLFSTITTFGTPMDITLDEVAIESYYPADAETAAYFEESNSDVRAAAYPALTERSVRASIGTAAEARAVR from the coding sequence ATGCAGACAGTCGGAGACCTTCTACGGCAGTGGCGACATCGCCGACGACTCAGCCAACTCGACCTCGCGATCGCCGCCGACGTCTCAGCTCGCCACGTCAGCCTGGTCGAGACGGGCAAGAGCAACCCGAGCGCCGAGATGGTCCTCCGCCTCGCTGACCAGCTAGACGTGCCGCTGCGTGAGCGAAACCGCCTGCTGCTCGCGGCCGGCTTCGCACCCCGGTACTCCGAGCGCCCACTCGGTGACGACGCCCTATCGGCCGCCCGGGATGCGGTCGCGAGGGTCCTTCGGGCACATGAGCCGTACCCCGCGGTGGCGTTCGACCGCCGATGGAACATCGTGATGACCAACCGCGCGGTCGAGCCGTTCTTCACCGACGTCCATCCCGACCTTCTCCGGCCCCCGATGAACCTGGTGAGACTGGGACTCGACCCACGCGGATTCGCCCCCTTGGTCGTCAACCTGCACGACGTACGTGCGATGTTCCGCTCCCGAATCAGACGCCAACTCGCCATTGCTCCCGACACCGAACTCAACGCGCTCTACGAAGAACTACTGGAACCCAACACCGAGGACACGCCTAAACGGTCGGTCGAATCCGATGTCGTGATCCCGATGATTCTTCGTTTCGACGGACGCGAACTCCGACTGTTCTCGACCATCACGACATTCGGCACTCCGATGGACATCACCCTGGACGAGGTCGCGATCGAGTCGTACTACCCGGCGGATGCCGAGACCGCGGCCTACTTCGAGGAGTCCAACAGCGACGTGCGAGCTGCGGCTTACCCGGCGCTCACTGAACGATCGGTGCGAGCTTCGATCGGAACTGCCGCAGAAGCGCGGGCTGTTCGGTGA
- a CDS encoding tryptophanase codes for MSHVACPEGKPTVEPYRIKVVEPIPVTTREQRQAALARVHYNLFDLRADEVTVDLLTDSGTGALSAAQLAAGMEGDESYAGSRSFHRFHDTVRELTGYAHILPVHQGRAAERLLASTLLGPGKIFLSNTHFDTLRANVALSGGEAWDLPCPEARDLDSTEPFKGNIDTARLKAVLDGPDGSRVAAVIMTITNNGGGGQPVSMANLTLTSSLCRERGVPLILDAARFAENAWLVTQREAAYRDHSPRQVAEEAFRLADGCAMSAKKDGIAHIGGFLGLNNAELARRCELLLIATEGFPTYGGLAGRDLDMVAQGLTEATEPGYLRARADDTAYLAQVVRSAGVDIVEPPGLHALYLNAGRLLPHIPPHQFPGQALACRLYLEGGIRSVELGSLYLGTEDEHGNPLTSAPYELLRLAVPRRTYTRSHWDHVGQTLARTVRDAHLIPGLRITEQPALLRQFRSKLAPIVQ; via the coding sequence ATGTCGCATGTCGCATGTCCCGAAGGGAAACCGACCGTGGAGCCGTACCGGATCAAGGTTGTCGAGCCGATCCCCGTCACCACCCGCGAGCAGCGGCAGGCCGCGCTCGCCCGAGTCCACTACAACCTCTTCGACCTGCGGGCCGACGAAGTCACCGTCGACCTGCTCACCGACTCGGGGACCGGCGCCCTGTCAGCCGCTCAACTGGCCGCAGGGATGGAGGGGGACGAGTCGTACGCCGGGTCACGCTCCTTCCACCGCTTCCACGACACCGTCCGGGAGCTGACCGGCTACGCGCACATTCTGCCGGTGCACCAAGGGCGCGCGGCGGAACGGCTGCTGGCCTCGACCCTCCTCGGGCCCGGCAAGATCTTCCTGAGCAACACGCACTTCGACACCCTGCGAGCCAACGTCGCCCTGAGCGGGGGCGAGGCGTGGGACCTGCCCTGTCCCGAGGCGCGGGATCTGGACAGCACAGAGCCGTTCAAGGGGAACATCGACACCGCTCGTCTGAAGGCCGTCCTGGACGGACCGGACGGTTCACGGGTCGCCGCGGTGATCATGACGATCACCAACAACGGTGGCGGTGGCCAGCCGGTGTCCATGGCCAACCTGACGCTGACCTCGTCGCTCTGCCGGGAGCGCGGCGTGCCCCTGATCCTGGACGCGGCACGGTTCGCGGAGAACGCCTGGCTGGTCACCCAGCGGGAGGCCGCGTACCGCGACCACAGCCCGCGCCAGGTCGCCGAGGAGGCGTTCAGGCTCGCCGACGGCTGCGCGATGAGCGCCAAGAAGGACGGCATCGCCCACATCGGCGGCTTCCTCGGACTGAACAACGCCGAACTCGCCCGGCGCTGCGAACTGCTGCTCATCGCCACGGAAGGCTTTCCCACATACGGCGGACTGGCCGGCCGCGACCTGGACATGGTCGCCCAGGGCCTCACCGAGGCCACCGAACCGGGGTATCTGCGCGCCCGGGCCGACGACACCGCCTACCTGGCGCAGGTCGTGCGCTCTGCGGGCGTCGACATCGTCGAGCCGCCGGGTCTGCATGCCCTCTACCTCAACGCGGGCCGACTCCTGCCGCACATCCCGCCGCACCAATTCCCCGGCCAGGCCCTGGCCTGCCGGCTCTACCTGGAGGGCGGCATCCGCTCCGTGGAACTCGGCTCCCTGTACCTGGGCACGGAGGACGAGCACGGCAATCCGCTCACCAGCGCGCCCTACGAACTGCTGCGACTGGCGGTGCCACGCCGGACGTACACCCGCAGCCATTGGGACCACGTCGGGCAGACACTGGCGCGCACGGTGCGCGACGCTCACCTGATCCCCGGCCTGCGCATCACCGAACAGCCCGCGCTTCTGCGGCAGTTCCGATCGAAGCTCGCACCGATCGTTCAGTGA
- a CDS encoding nuclear transport factor 2 family protein codes for MTTDSKSMIQRALAELLETGSVETLEPLLSDGFVHHRPDSTSSTKAEWLAAVQAALIPLADMQVEVHHLLADGDHVVLHSRRRLPDGGPEIVVVDIWRIDGGLVAECWEIIEPVAQAAANLAWWEAAGR; via the coding sequence ATGACCACAGACAGCAAGAGCATGATTCAGCGGGCACTGGCGGAACTTCTTGAGACGGGCAGCGTCGAGACGCTCGAACCGTTGCTGAGCGACGGCTTCGTCCATCACCGGCCGGACTCGACGTCCTCGACCAAAGCGGAGTGGCTCGCCGCCGTACAGGCGGCGCTCATCCCGCTCGCCGATATGCAGGTCGAGGTCCATCACCTGCTGGCCGACGGCGATCACGTCGTGCTGCACTCGCGGCGACGGCTCCCCGATGGTGGACCCGAGATTGTCGTCGTCGATATTTGGCGGATCGACGGCGGGCTGGTCGCCGAGTGCTGGGAGATCATCGAACCGGTCGCCCAGGCAGCCGCCAACCTGGCGTGGTGGGAGGCCGCAGGGCGCTGA